A genome region from Thermovirga sp. includes the following:
- a CDS encoding CoA-binding protein: protein PVDSEEARLMITSLRGFPLLSGARGSAPKDIDALAEMVSRVSLMSLAEESLAELDINPVLVLDQGKGAIAVDAAAIRGSRP from the coding sequence CCCGTGGACAGCGAGGAGGCCCGCCTCATGATCACCTCCCTCAGGGGTTTTCCCCTCCTCTCCGGCGCCAGGGGGAGCGCTCCCAAGGATATCGATGCCCTGGCCGAGATGGTCTCCCGTGTATCGCTCATGAGCCTCGCCGAGGAGTCCCTGGCGGAACTTGACATCAACCCCGTCTTAGTGCTTGATCAGGGTAAGGGGGCCATCGCTGTGGATGCGGCCGCTATCAGGGGTTCCCGGCCATGA